In one Acidimicrobiales bacterium genomic region, the following are encoded:
- a CDS encoding AI-2E family transporter: MHPFPPPVRRTPPGQVPVRTILATIGLVLLTLAGLALLRELARIIAWVVVAGFFAVVLTPAVDLLEHRARIRRGIGTTLVFLTGLALLVGLMYAFIRPIVDQVQEFVDDLPGYVEDAQNGQGWIGELVERYNLQDYVEENQDRLRETVTGLGTPALGFVRTVFSTLLAFLTIVVLTFLMLLEGPGLTAGITAAIPERHRDRVRAVAADAARAVSGYMLGNLLISVVAGTASYIFLRIAGVPYAEVLALYVAFTDLIPLVGATLGAVPTTGVAFLYSVPAGVATAIFFIVYQQFENHVLQVSVMSRTVAVNPLFVLVSALAGVELFGLLGALLAIPAAGVIQVIVRDLWDHRSGGPKQQPTIGADEVPADVSDDGAHEAAREV, from the coding sequence ATGCACCCCTTCCCGCCGCCGGTGCGCCGGACGCCGCCCGGGCAAGTGCCCGTTCGCACCATCCTCGCCACCATCGGCCTGGTCCTCCTGACCCTGGCCGGCCTCGCCCTCCTGCGCGAGCTCGCCCGGATCATCGCCTGGGTGGTGGTCGCCGGCTTCTTCGCCGTCGTGCTGACCCCGGCGGTGGACCTGCTCGAGCACCGGGCCAGGATCCGGCGGGGGATCGGGACGACCCTCGTCTTCCTCACCGGGCTCGCCCTGCTCGTCGGGCTGATGTACGCGTTCATCCGGCCGATCGTCGACCAGGTCCAGGAGTTCGTCGACGACCTCCCCGGCTACGTCGAGGACGCCCAGAACGGCCAGGGCTGGATCGGCGAGCTGGTCGAGCGGTACAACCTGCAGGACTACGTCGAGGAGAACCAGGACCGCCTGCGGGAGACGGTGACCGGGCTCGGCACCCCCGCCCTCGGCTTCGTGCGCACGGTCTTCTCGACGCTCCTCGCCTTCCTCACGATCGTCGTCCTCACGTTCCTGATGCTGCTCGAGGGGCCGGGGCTGACGGCCGGGATCACGGCGGCCATCCCCGAGCGCCACCGGGACCGGGTCAGAGCCGTCGCCGCGGACGCGGCGCGCGCGGTGAGCGGCTACATGCTGGGGAACCTGCTGATCAGCGTCGTCGCCGGCACGGCGTCCTACATCTTCCTGCGCATCGCCGGCGTGCCCTATGCCGAGGTGCTCGCCCTCTACGTCGCCTTCACCGACCTGATCCCGCTGGTCGGCGCCACGCTCGGGGCCGTCCCGACGACCGGCGTCGCCTTCCTGTACTCGGTGCCGGCCGGGGTCGCCACGGCGATCTTCTTCATCGTCTACCAGCAGTTCGAGAACCACGTCCTCCAGGTGTCGGTGATGTCCCGTACAGTTGCCGTGAACCCGCTGTTCGTGCTGGTGAGCGCGTTGGCCGGGGTCGAGCTGTTCGGCCTGCTCGGCGCCCTGCTCGCGATCCCGGCCGCCGGGGTCATCCAGGTCATCGTCAGGGACCTGTGGGACCACCGCAGCGGCGGGCCCAAGCAGCAGCCGACGATCGGCGCGGACGAAGTGCCGGCCGACGTGTCCGACGACGGGGCGCACGAGGCCGCCCGGGAGGTGTGA
- a CDS encoding TIGR00300 family protein, which translates to MATETVEVEGHIVDSLILAKVLDTIIDAGADYRMLDVRIGRTNNDTSRARLEITTEDDGTLDQLIAELQIHGANRVDQGDATLVEADRDGVLPEGFYSTTNLPTDVRVGGRWLTVVNPEMDCGIVVEGDTARTVPMHRVRTGDRVVVGFDGVRVHPLEQPRGANPFEFMASEVSSEKPKGLLVDQVAERVRMARDAGRRILAVCGPAVVHTGAAPEVARLVRDGWIDVLFAGNGFATHDLESNVLGTSLGVSVVDGVGIEHGHSNHLRVVNEVRRYGSIRAAVEAGYVGGGVMYECVTRGVPFVLGGSIRDDGPLPDVIADVVAAADAMRELLPGVGVALMLASTLHAIATGNILPAGVETFCVDINQAVVTKLADRGSHQALGIVTDVGLFLRDLADRLCR; encoded by the coding sequence ATGGCAACCGAGACCGTCGAGGTCGAGGGCCACATCGTCGACTCGCTGATCCTCGCCAAGGTGCTCGACACGATCATCGACGCGGGCGCGGACTACCGGATGCTCGACGTGCGGATCGGCCGCACGAACAACGACACGAGCCGGGCCCGGCTCGAGATCACCACCGAGGACGACGGCACCCTGGACCAGCTCATCGCCGAGCTCCAGATCCACGGGGCCAACCGGGTCGACCAGGGCGACGCCACCCTCGTCGAGGCCGACCGCGACGGCGTGCTCCCCGAGGGCTTCTACTCCACGACCAACCTGCCCACCGACGTCCGCGTCGGCGGGCGGTGGCTGACCGTCGTCAACCCCGAGATGGACTGCGGCATCGTCGTCGAGGGCGACACGGCGAGGACGGTGCCGATGCACCGCGTGCGGACGGGCGACCGGGTCGTCGTCGGCTTCGACGGCGTGCGGGTCCACCCGCTCGAGCAGCCGCGGGGCGCCAACCCGTTCGAGTTCATGGCGTCCGAGGTGTCCTCGGAGAAGCCGAAGGGCCTGCTCGTCGACCAGGTGGCCGAGCGGGTGCGCATGGCGAGGGACGCCGGCCGCCGCATCCTCGCCGTCTGCGGCCCGGCCGTCGTGCACACCGGCGCCGCGCCCGAGGTCGCCCGCCTCGTCCGCGACGGCTGGATCGACGTCCTCTTCGCCGGCAACGGCTTCGCCACCCACGACCTCGAGTCGAACGTCCTCGGCACCTCGCTCGGCGTGTCGGTGGTCGACGGGGTCGGGATCGAGCACGGCCACAGCAACCACCTGCGGGTCGTGAACGAGGTCCGCCGGTACGGGTCGATCAGGGCGGCCGTCGAGGCCGGGTACGTCGGCGGCGGGGTCATGTACGAGTGCGTGACGAGGGGCGTGCCCTTCGTGCTCGGCGGGTCCATCCGCGACGACGGCCCGCTGCCCGACGTCATCGCCGACGTCGTGGCCGCCGCCGACGCCATGCGGGAGCTCCTCCCCGGCGTGGGCGTCGCCCTGATGCTGGCCTCGACCCTGCACGCCATCGCCACCGGCAACATCCTCCCGGCCGGCGTCGAGACGTTCTGCGTGGACATCAACCAGGCCGTCGTGACCAAGCTGGCCGACCGCGGCAGCCACCAGGCGCTCGGCATCGTCACCGACGTCGGCCTGTTCCTCCGCGACCTCGCCGACCGCCTCTGCCGGTGA
- a CDS encoding arginine deiminase-related protein yields the protein MSLPWGHRYLMCPPHHFGVLYEINPWMNREVTVDTDLAQTQWANLVDALKAAGAEIEMMEPQPGVPDLVFTANAGIVNGRQFVPSHFRHPERQAETAIYQAWFEERGFRIDRLPAALSHEGAGDGLPFGRVLVSGYRFRSDARAATVLSQLTKAPVRPVELVDPRFYHLDLTFCPLDERRAICAVDAWDSYGAKVIEMLVPEPLVLEQHEALSFCANSVVIENRIVMPNCPPRVGRQLEAWGFEVTVVDVSEFLKAGGGPRCLTLALDVELVPAGSPV from the coding sequence ATGTCCCTGCCCTGGGGCCACCGGTACCTGATGTGCCCGCCGCACCACTTCGGCGTGCTCTACGAGATCAACCCCTGGATGAACCGCGAGGTCACCGTCGACACGGACCTCGCCCAGACCCAGTGGGCCAACCTCGTGGACGCGCTGAAGGCCGCGGGCGCCGAGATCGAGATGATGGAGCCGCAGCCCGGCGTGCCCGACCTCGTGTTCACGGCGAACGCCGGCATCGTCAACGGCCGGCAGTTCGTGCCGAGCCACTTCCGCCATCCCGAGCGGCAGGCGGAGACGGCGATCTACCAGGCGTGGTTCGAGGAGCGGGGCTTCCGCATCGACCGCCTCCCGGCCGCCCTCTCCCACGAGGGCGCCGGCGACGGGCTGCCGTTCGGCCGGGTGCTCGTGTCCGGCTACCGCTTCCGCTCCGACGCCAGGGCGGCCACGGTGCTGTCCCAGCTGACGAAGGCGCCGGTGCGGCCGGTCGAGCTGGTCGACCCCCGCTTCTACCACCTCGACCTCACGTTCTGCCCCCTCGACGAGCGGCGGGCCATCTGCGCCGTCGACGCCTGGGACAGCTACGGCGCCAAGGTCATCGAGATGCTCGTCCCCGAGCCGCTCGTGCTGGAGCAGCACGAGGCGCTGTCGTTCTGCGCCAACTCGGTCGTGATCGAGAACCGCATCGTCATGCCCAACTGCCCGCCGCGCGTCGGCCGCCAGCTCGAGGCGTGGGGCTTCGAGGTGACGGTCGTGGACGTGAGCGAGTTCCTGAAGGCCGGCGGCGGGCCCCGGTGCCTCACGCTGGCCCTCGACGTGGAGCTGGTGCCGGCGGGATCGCCGGTGTAG
- the corA gene encoding magnesium/cobalt transporter CorA: MIAVRTFDRAGSHTVEDPADISEVVGDGRVVWVDLVDPTDQDLACVREEFELHPLAMEDARKHGQRPKLEQYPSHAFVVLYSKEHAEVDLFVGPNWLVSVRATNERGERCDIDGIRARFERTRGADTSVGFLLYTILDHIVDGYFSATESSEDRIEDFEERVFGEQTSDERAVQQELFQIRKELLVFRRRIAPLREILAMLLRGEVAWVSGSALVHLQDVYDHVLRAVDQIDSQREVLGNAVDAHLALISNRMNRVMKTMTSWGAILLGSTLIAGIYGMNFQHMPELGWKYGYPFALALMVVLTVVLAVVFRRRRWL; the protein is encoded by the coding sequence GTGATCGCCGTCAGGACCTTCGACCGGGCCGGGAGCCACACGGTCGAGGACCCGGCCGACATCTCGGAGGTCGTCGGCGACGGGCGGGTCGTGTGGGTCGACCTCGTCGACCCCACGGACCAGGACCTGGCGTGCGTGCGGGAGGAGTTCGAGCTCCACCCGCTCGCCATGGAGGACGCCCGCAAGCACGGGCAGCGCCCGAAGCTCGAGCAGTACCCGAGCCACGCGTTCGTGGTCCTCTACTCGAAGGAGCATGCCGAGGTCGACCTGTTCGTCGGCCCCAACTGGCTGGTCAGCGTGCGGGCCACCAACGAGCGGGGCGAGCGCTGCGACATCGACGGCATCCGGGCCCGGTTCGAGCGGACGAGGGGCGCGGACACGTCGGTCGGGTTCCTGCTCTACACGATCCTCGACCACATCGTGGACGGCTACTTCTCGGCCACCGAGTCGTCGGAGGACCGCATCGAGGACTTCGAGGAGCGGGTGTTCGGCGAGCAGACGTCGGACGAGCGGGCCGTCCAGCAGGAGCTGTTCCAGATCCGCAAGGAGCTGCTCGTGTTCCGGCGCAGGATCGCCCCGCTGCGGGAGATCCTGGCCATGCTCCTGCGGGGCGAGGTGGCGTGGGTGAGCGGCTCGGCGCTGGTCCACCTCCAGGACGTGTACGACCACGTCCTGCGGGCCGTCGACCAGATCGACAGCCAGCGGGAGGTGCTCGGCAACGCCGTCGACGCCCACCTGGCGCTCATCTCGAACCGGATGAACCGGGTGATGAAGACGATGACGTCGTGGGGCGCCATCCTGCTCGGGTCGACCCTGATCGCCGGGATCTACGGCATGAACTTCCAGCACATGCCCGAGCTGGGCTGGAAGTACGGCTACCCCTTCGCCCTGGCGCTGATGGTGGTGCTGACGGTCGTGCTGGCCGTGGTGTTCCGCCGGCGCAGGTGGCTCTGA
- a CDS encoding class I SAM-dependent methyltransferase, with protein sequence MADPYYRPDLASIHHRGFGFHADRVAPGILDLLAPVRERGGLVVELGCGSGLLTRYLLDAGHRVLATDASPAMLDLAREHAAGAEVRQVVLPDDPVPEADAVVSVGHPLNYLPDEPALRRALVGAARALRPGGVLAVDLCDLAYGDVRRDAPNYGDVADDWAIVTKYSLPAPDRFVRDITTFVGADDGTWRRDHERHENVLVDVTTVPPLLAEHGVEATVRPSFGDEKLPDGLVAVVGHRR encoded by the coding sequence ATGGCCGACCCCTACTACCGCCCCGACCTCGCCAGCATCCACCACCGCGGCTTCGGCTTCCACGCCGACCGGGTGGCGCCCGGGATCCTCGACCTGCTGGCGCCGGTGCGGGAGCGGGGCGGGCTCGTCGTCGAGCTCGGCTGCGGGAGCGGGCTGCTCACCCGGTACCTCCTCGACGCCGGCCACCGGGTGCTCGCCACCGACGCCTCGCCGGCCATGCTCGACCTGGCCAGGGAGCACGCCGCCGGCGCCGAGGTGCGCCAGGTCGTGCTGCCCGACGACCCGGTCCCCGAGGCCGACGCCGTCGTGTCCGTCGGCCACCCGCTGAACTACCTGCCCGACGAGCCGGCGCTGCGGCGGGCCCTCGTCGGCGCCGCCCGCGCCCTGCGCCCGGGCGGCGTGCTGGCCGTCGACCTGTGCGACCTCGCCTACGGCGACGTCCGCCGCGACGCGCCCAACTACGGCGACGTGGCCGACGACTGGGCCATCGTCACGAAGTACTCGCTCCCGGCGCCCGACCGGTTCGTCCGGGACATCACGACCTTCGTCGGGGCCGACGACGGCACCTGGCGCCGCGACCACGAGCGGCACGAGAACGTCCTGGTGGACGTGACGACGGTGCCGCCGCTCCTGGCCGAGCACGGCGTCGAGGCGACGGTCCGCCCGTCCTTCGGCGACGAGAAGCTGCCCGACGGCCTCGTCGCCGTCGTCGGCCACCGCCGCTGA
- a CDS encoding heme-binding domain-containing protein — protein sequence MRTAVKWTFLGVIVVMVALQLVPYGRDHDNPPVQVDPEWASDDTEALAAVACADCHSNRTEWPWYSNVAPASWLVQRDVEDGRAAWNWSEGTGDGDEAAEVVADGEMPPRRYTMVHTDARLSSRERTDLSAGLELTFGEHDDGASSESGGDDD from the coding sequence GTGCGCACGGCCGTCAAGTGGACGTTCCTGGGCGTGATCGTCGTGATGGTCGCCCTCCAGCTCGTCCCCTACGGGCGGGACCACGACAACCCGCCGGTCCAGGTCGACCCCGAGTGGGCGAGCGACGACACCGAGGCGCTGGCCGCCGTGGCCTGCGCCGACTGCCACTCCAACCGGACCGAGTGGCCGTGGTACTCCAACGTGGCGCCGGCCTCGTGGCTCGTGCAGCGGGACGTGGAGGACGGCCGGGCCGCCTGGAACTGGTCGGAGGGGACGGGTGACGGCGACGAGGCCGCCGAGGTCGTCGCCGACGGCGAGATGCCGCCCCGCCGCTACACGATGGTCCACACCGACGCCCGGCTGTCGAGCAGGGAGCGGACCGACCTGTCCGCCGGGCTGGAGCTCACCTTCGGCGAGCACGACGACGGCGCCAGCAGCGAGAGCGGCGGCGACGACGACTGA
- a CDS encoding ribonuclease HII: MAAPAAPMLRRALKGRSPGLALERELWDGGASVVVGMDEVGRGAWAGPISVGAAVLPRDRRVYKVRDSKLLTEPERERLFDRIAGWCVAWAVGHASQEECDELGMSAAQKLAAARALEGIGAAPDAVLIDGRWDFAGAAAATRRIVKGDATCLSISAASILAKVTRDRIMRAEAEHFPGYDFEWNKGYPCPRHKAALQWLGPTSIHRRSWVFMDHLVWTGVPRIVPPGLQPSLFDVPDDEDA, translated from the coding sequence ATGGCCGCCCCCGCCGCCCCGATGCTGCGACGGGCGCTCAAGGGCCGGTCGCCGGGCCTCGCCCTCGAGCGGGAGCTGTGGGACGGCGGCGCCTCGGTCGTGGTCGGCATGGACGAGGTCGGCCGGGGGGCATGGGCCGGGCCGATCAGCGTCGGCGCCGCCGTGCTCCCGAGGGACCGCCGGGTCTACAAGGTGCGCGACTCCAAGCTGCTCACCGAGCCGGAGCGGGAGCGGCTGTTCGACCGCATCGCCGGGTGGTGCGTGGCCTGGGCGGTGGGGCACGCGTCCCAGGAGGAGTGCGACGAGCTGGGCATGTCGGCCGCGCAGAAGCTGGCCGCGGCCCGGGCGCTCGAGGGGATCGGGGCCGCGCCGGACGCCGTCCTCATCGACGGCCGCTGGGACTTCGCCGGGGCCGCCGCGGCCACCCGGCGGATCGTGAAGGGCGACGCCACCTGCCTGTCGATCTCGGCGGCGTCGATCCTCGCCAAGGTGACGAGGGACCGCATCATGCGGGCCGAGGCCGAGCACTTCCCCGGCTACGACTTCGAGTGGAACAAGGGGTACCCCTGCCCCCGCCACAAGGCCGCCCTCCAGTGGCTCGGACCGACGTCGATCCACCGCCGCAGCTGGGTGTTCATGGACCACCTGGTGTGGACCGGCGTGCCGAGGATCGTCCCGCCCGGCCTCCAGCCCAGCCTGTTCGACGTCCCCGACGACGAGGACGCCTAG
- the selD gene encoding selenide, water dikinase SelD, which translates to MTVAEPAVRLTEWTSCGGCAAKWGAAPLSALVRDLAAAGADPALLVGLAPFDDAAVYRLGPDLALVSTTDFFPPLVDDPAHYGAIAAANACSDVFAMGGRVVLALNVAAFPERLPGEVVAAIVGAAAEVVAEAGGVVAGGHTIRSEEPIFGLAVQGLVHPDRVFTKGGARPGDVLVLSKPVGTGIVLAGGSEEDKAAAVARMRVLNRAAAEALGAMGGAVHAVTDVTGFGLAGHAWEMAERSGARLVVDLAAVPRYAGALAAAEAGVRTGGDARNRAHLDGRVVTARGVPAALEALAYDPQTSGGLLAAVDPSVVAGAEAAGFTAVGEVGDGPASVELR; encoded by the coding sequence GTGACCGTCGCCGAGCCGGCCGTGCGGCTGACCGAGTGGACGTCGTGCGGCGGGTGCGCGGCGAAGTGGGGCGCGGCGCCGCTGTCGGCCCTGGTGCGTGACCTGGCCGCCGCCGGGGCCGACCCGGCGCTGCTCGTGGGGCTGGCCCCGTTCGACGACGCCGCCGTCTACCGCCTCGGCCCCGACCTCGCGCTCGTGTCGACCACCGACTTCTTCCCGCCCCTCGTCGACGACCCGGCCCACTACGGCGCCATCGCCGCGGCCAACGCCTGCTCGGACGTGTTCGCCATGGGCGGCCGGGTGGTGCTGGCGCTCAACGTGGCCGCCTTCCCCGAGCGGCTGCCCGGCGAGGTGGTGGCCGCCATCGTCGGCGCCGCCGCCGAGGTGGTGGCCGAGGCCGGGGGCGTGGTCGCCGGCGGCCACACCATCCGCAGCGAGGAGCCGATCTTCGGCCTGGCCGTGCAGGGCCTCGTCCACCCCGACCGGGTGTTCACCAAGGGCGGGGCCCGCCCCGGCGACGTGCTCGTGCTGTCCAAGCCGGTCGGCACGGGGATCGTGCTGGCCGGCGGGTCGGAGGAGGACAAGGCCGCGGCCGTGGCCCGCATGCGGGTGCTCAACCGGGCGGCCGCCGAGGCCCTCGGGGCCATGGGCGGCGCCGTCCACGCCGTCACCGACGTCACCGGGTTCGGCCTGGCCGGTCACGCCTGGGAGATGGCCGAGCGGTCGGGCGCCCGGCTGGTGGTGGACCTCGCCGCCGTGCCCCGCTACGCCGGCGCGCTGGCCGCCGCCGAGGCCGGCGTCCGCACCGGCGGCGACGCCCGCAACCGGGCCCACCTCGACGGCCGGGTCGTCACCGCCCGCGGCGTGCCGGCGGCGCTCGAGGCCCTCGCCTACGACCCGCAGACCTCGGGCGGGCTGCTCGCCGCCGTCGACCCGTCGGTGGTGGCCGGGGCGGAGGCGGCCGGCTTCACCGCCGTCGGCGAGGTCGGGGACGGGCCGGCGTCGGTCGAGCTGCGCTGA
- a CDS encoding RpiB/LacA/LacB family sugar-phosphate isomerase: MRIAFGTDERTPLTDAVRAALAERGHEVVVVGEGDPWPDVGRRVGEAVAGGEADRGVVCCWTGTGVSIAANKVRGVRAALCTDAETARGARRWNDANVLALGLRLTSEEVAREMVDAFLATEPDPGERAAIAAVEP, encoded by the coding sequence ATGCGGATCGCCTTCGGCACCGACGAGCGCACGCCCCTGACCGACGCCGTGCGGGCCGCCCTGGCCGAGCGCGGCCACGAGGTGGTGGTGGTCGGCGAGGGGGACCCATGGCCCGACGTGGGCCGCCGGGTGGGCGAGGCGGTGGCCGGCGGCGAGGCCGACCGGGGGGTCGTCTGCTGCTGGACGGGCACGGGCGTGTCGATCGCCGCCAACAAGGTGCGGGGCGTGCGGGCGGCGCTGTGCACCGACGCCGAGACGGCCAGGGGGGCGCGCCGGTGGAACGACGCCAACGTGCTGGCCCTCGGCCTCCGGCTCACGTCCGAGGAGGTGGCGAGGGAGATGGTCGACGCCTTCCTCGCCACCGAGCCCGATCCCGGCGAGCGGGCGGCGATCGCCGCGGTGGAGCCGTGA
- a CDS encoding ABC transporter substrate-binding protein, with the protein MRVRTWRALLALLAVFAFLAASCGGDDDDGGSGTGNEAGDDTGSDDGGEQASGGTLVFGASADPVVLDPAYVSDGESFRVIDQIFETLVTTEPGGTELAPALASEWEGAEDGMSWTFTLEEGVTFHDGEPFNAEAVCVNFERWYNFTGVQQSAAVSYYWQTVFGGYAQNEDDALGESLYESCEAVDETHVTINLTRPSASFLPGLAVSAFGIASPKALEEGGADDVGGTAEEPDLNTAFGTENPVGTGPFMFDSWTRGESLRIVRFDDYWGEKAILDEVIFRPIADGPARRQALESGEIQGYDLVDPADLADLEAGGFQIMPRPAFNVGYLGFNQSHAPLDNQQIRQAIAHAIDRESLVSSLYPEGAEVAQEFMPPDLFGWTEDVTQYDYDPDMARQLIEDSGVTDLNLDFWYPTGVSRPYMPDPQANFQAMAEDLEAVGFTVTPHAAQWDTDYLDGVDSGQAPMYLLGWTGDYGDPDNFVGTFFQQQSPQFGFDNQEIFDALNEAEAETDEEARTAAYEEANRLIMDFLPGLPYVHTSPALAFAPNVQGYVPSPVSLESFATVSIED; encoded by the coding sequence ATGCGCGTACGGACCTGGAGAGCGCTCCTCGCGCTGCTCGCGGTGTTCGCCTTCCTCGCCGCGTCCTGCGGCGGGGACGACGACGACGGAGGCAGCGGCACCGGCAACGAGGCCGGCGACGACACGGGGAGCGACGACGGGGGTGAGCAGGCGTCGGGCGGCACGCTCGTCTTCGGCGCCTCGGCGGACCCGGTGGTGCTCGATCCCGCCTACGTGTCGGACGGCGAGTCGTTCCGCGTCATCGACCAGATCTTCGAGACCCTCGTCACCACGGAGCCGGGCGGCACCGAGCTGGCGCCGGCGCTCGCCAGCGAGTGGGAGGGCGCCGAGGACGGCATGTCCTGGACCTTCACCCTCGAGGAGGGGGTGACGTTCCACGACGGCGAGCCGTTCAACGCGGAGGCTGTCTGCGTCAACTTCGAGCGCTGGTACAACTTCACCGGCGTCCAGCAGAGCGCGGCCGTCTCCTACTACTGGCAGACGGTGTTCGGCGGCTACGCGCAGAACGAGGACGACGCCCTCGGCGAGAGCCTGTACGAGTCGTGCGAGGCCGTGGACGAGACCCACGTGACGATCAACCTCACCCGCCCGTCGGCCTCGTTCCTGCCTGGCCTGGCCGTGTCCGCGTTCGGCATCGCCAGCCCGAAGGCCCTCGAGGAGGGCGGCGCCGACGACGTCGGCGGCACCGCCGAGGAGCCCGACCTCAACACGGCGTTCGGCACCGAGAACCCGGTCGGCACCGGCCCGTTCATGTTCGACAGCTGGACCCGCGGCGAGTCGCTGCGCATCGTCCGCTTCGACGACTACTGGGGCGAGAAGGCCATCCTCGACGAGGTCATCTTCCGGCCCATCGCCGACGGCCCGGCCCGGCGCCAGGCCCTCGAGTCCGGCGAGATCCAGGGCTACGACCTGGTCGACCCGGCCGACCTCGCCGACCTCGAGGCCGGCGGCTTCCAGATCATGCCGCGCCCGGCCTTCAACGTCGGCTACCTGGGCTTCAACCAGTCCCACGCGCCGCTCGACAACCAGCAGATCCGCCAGGCGATCGCCCACGCCATCGACCGCGAGTCGCTGGTCAGCTCGCTGTATCCGGAGGGGGCGGAGGTCGCCCAGGAGTTCATGCCGCCGGACCTGTTCGGCTGGACCGAGGACGTGACCCAGTACGACTACGACCCGGACATGGCGCGCCAGCTGATCGAGGACTCCGGGGTCACCGACCTCAACCTCGACTTCTGGTACCCGACCGGCGTCAGCCGGCCGTACATGCCCGACCCGCAGGCCAACTTCCAGGCCATGGCGGAGGACCTCGAGGCCGTCGGCTTCACGGTCACCCCGCACGCCGCGCAGTGGGACACCGACTACCTGGACGGGGTCGACTCCGGCCAGGCGCCGATGTACCTGCTCGGGTGGACGGGCGACTACGGCGACCCCGACAACTTCGTCGGCACGTTCTTCCAGCAGCAGTCGCCGCAGTTCGGCTTCGACAACCAGGAGATCTTCGACGCCCTGAACGAGGCCGAGGCCGAGACCGACGAGGAGGCGAGGACGGCCGCCTACGAGGAGGCCAACCGGCTGATCATGGACTTCCTCCCGGGCCTGCCCTACGTGCACACGTCCCCGGCCCTCGCGTTCGCCCCGAACGTCCAGGGCTACGTGCCGAGCCCGGTCTCGCTCGAGTCGTTCGCGACGGTCTCGATCGAGGACTGA
- a CDS encoding ABC transporter permease: MLKFLVRRLLLLIPILLGLSLLVFAWVRALPGGPEVALLGERATPERRAEVRRTYGLDEPILTQYGTYMSRMVRFDFGNSIKTSRPVVDDIRDKFPATIELGLAAMVFAVGIGIPLGFVAARRNNTWLDHLSITGSLIGISIPVFFLGFLLKYLFAVRLGWLPSIGRVDVTRTTDHPTGLYVLDAVLTLDWPAFVDAVRHLVLPAIALGTIPLAIVARITRASVVEVLNEDYVRTARAKGMTGPVVNRRHVLLNAMLPVTTVIGLQTGLLLSGAVLTENVFSWPGMGTYLYNAVNQRDFPVLQGGILFLATVFVLINLLVDLAYGLLDPRIRVR; this comes from the coding sequence ATGCTGAAGTTCCTCGTCCGACGGCTCCTGCTGCTGATCCCGATCCTGCTCGGGCTGTCCCTGCTCGTCTTCGCCTGGGTCCGGGCCCTGCCCGGCGGGCCCGAGGTCGCCCTGCTCGGTGAGCGGGCGACCCCGGAGCGCAGGGCCGAGGTCCGCCGCACCTACGGGCTCGACGAGCCGATCCTCACCCAGTACGGCACGTACATGAGCCGGATGGTGCGGTTCGACTTCGGGAACTCGATCAAGACGTCGCGGCCGGTGGTGGACGACATCCGCGACAAGTTCCCGGCCACCATCGAGCTCGGCCTGGCGGCCATGGTGTTCGCCGTCGGCATCGGCATCCCGCTCGGGTTCGTCGCCGCCAGGCGCAACAACACCTGGCTCGACCACCTGTCGATCACCGGCTCGCTGATCGGCATCTCGATCCCGGTGTTCTTCCTCGGGTTCCTGCTCAAGTATCTGTTCGCCGTGCGCCTCGGCTGGCTGCCGAGCATCGGCCGGGTCGACGTCACCCGCACCACGGACCACCCGACCGGGCTGTACGTGCTCGACGCCGTCCTCACCCTCGACTGGCCGGCGTTCGTCGACGCCGTCCGCCACCTCGTCCTGCCGGCGATCGCCCTCGGGACGATCCCCCTCGCCATCGTCGCCCGCATCACGAGGGCGTCGGTGGTCGAGGTGCTGAACGAGGACTACGTGCGCACGGCGCGGGCCAAGGGCATGACCGGCCCGGTCGTCAACCGCCGCCACGTCCTGCTGAACGCCATGCTGCCGGTGACGACCGTGATCGGCCTCCAGACCGGCCTGCTGCTGTCGGGAGCCGTGCTCACCGAGAACGTGTTCAGCTGGCCGGGGATGGGGACCTACCTGTACAACGCGGTGAACCAGCGGGACTTCCCCGTCCTCCAGGGCGGCATCCTGTTCCTCGCCACCGTCTTCGTGCTGATCAACCTGCTGGTCGACCTGGCCTACGGCCTGCTCGACCCGAGGATCCGCGTCCGGTGA